The nucleotide sequence CGACAGAATTTAAATCAGTTTTTGAATGTGGACTCAGTTTCCCAGTTTTATAACGAAGATGTTGATTCTGTCGTTCCAACTTCTTCACTAAATCCTTTAATTTTTGAACCTCACAGTCGGCAGTAGTTACCGGTAATTCCgcattatttgtaatttttttcgcAAAAGACATTTTTGACAGTGGTATACCATTTGAACTTAATATTATTGAACTTATCAATTCTATTCTgattcaatatatttgaaatggtattttatggtTATTCATCAGAAAAGCTGAATGCAAAGcaaagaaaattataaactgACGTTAAAAAACATTGCATGCCGTTGAAAACTTGTGATATTCACCATAAACATAATTGCTACCTAATCGCGATTTAATTCACACTTTAGTTGACTGCCAACAGATTCAAAAGACTTGAAACTTATAAACATCTTTTCTCATAGATTGATATGTCCAAAGTAGCAGTGAACAGTGTAGTTAGAAGAGTTGtgctatatttatattattattgttcTATACATGCCTAGAAAAGATATCATGTATTCTTTATTACCAAGCATACAATCAAAGAATCGTATGATAGGTAGTGGCATATCCCAAGTTTAGAAAAAATGATTCCTTCACTTCAACTATTACATATAACAGTTGTCTGATATTAAATCAGACAGTGACAATCTCTTGTTATGCTCACACATGTAATGCAAATTTTCctaagacaaaaaaaaaacatagatgGAGTGCAGGGTGGAGGCATAACATAGACCAAACATAACCATTTTTTCTGTAACAATTGAAAGAGAATGGCTGATGATACTATGTTATATTGAATGAATATTATGCAACTTGGGAAGTATATAGTGGAATAAAGAACCAAACAGGGAAGAAAAATTTGTGCTGCAATACTGTATTTCAGTGAGAGCAATTACAGtgataaattataaatttatgaataacATGACAATGAATGGTGATTACCAGTAACTGCAGAAGAGagaaaaagtaatttttgtattaataaaatgaCTAAATCAAAAGTTTGTAGGTATAACTAATATAATGGTCTTTTTTACAATATATGTTTTATACATACCAGTGAGTCTCAATCatttatattgaataaataaagtgtgaaatatgaaaaacatcCTATGGTTAAAAACTGtcaatactatatatataatatatatatatagatgccAATACAGACTCTCTTTATTAAAGCTATCATATATTTACTATGTGGCATGAATTGTCAGAAGCTctgaatttgttgaaataaagTACGTAAGCATAGGATAAAATGATaatactttgaaatttttttattgtttacacAAAGCTCCTAGGGAAAGGACCAAGCCATTCCATCAAATGAAAACCAGATTGAAACAATATTAGCTAGAGCTCACatcaaatatttacacaatcgctatttgaacaatattttgaagttgaaaaaaataatcaaatatgaatATGTAAAAACTGTATCCCTTTACCACCTTGAATTTATCCCAAATAACTCTTATATCTAAACATATTGATGAGAAATGTAGCATTCAGGCTTCACTTGTTTTCATCTTAATATGCATATTACAGTATTGAAGAATTTTTTAAAGAGTTCCATTCATTATGCAATCCAAGGATATTGAGCATCAGGCTACTTATCTACCATGTctgttttgataatttttgttGAACTGAAATTTAGAATCAATATTTTTCATGATTTGAACTCCAGTTGACGTTACAGCGTTATGGCAGATAGTCTAGTTTTATCTTTTTACATTCTGTATTTCAACTTTTATTTTGTTCACTACggcataaaacaaaacaaacggaaaaacaaaatgcagaggacctggaggGCGGGCATACCTTAACGACAAAGTTAAAAGAAGTACGGGTAGGTGCGCCCATCCACCAAATAGTTTTAGCAAAATTATTTAAGTATTTGTTGGTAAGTTACAATATACAGACACAGACCTATGTTTCAcacattattgaatattttggaaCAGCTATGCCTGTGTCTCTATTATACAAATTAAACGAAGTAGGGAATTATACTAGATTTTTTGCCAACCCAGCAATGGGAAATTGCTGACGACTGGTCTAAGTTTATGTATCGATGTAACTTAACCGTACCAGTACAGCAGTAGTAATCGAGTCTCATGTAGTTTCCTACccaacgtacttctagtaggcgtagcataacgattttttcacgtgtcaatcctaacccccacctgaccacaccatcccCAAATTAAgtcactatgacgtcacagtgatgaatagagcccttcaaactatgcgaactgtcatccaagacgcgcagacgagaacccgaaatcgaacagccattcctctcgttttctcgtcgcaacgatcccgataggaaagagatcgctgacgttactcagttctttatcgtcagtgccgatgccatttcgggcgatcgtacgagtatttggcaagctctatgacgtgattgtgacgtcgtattgacgtaatttttggatggcgtagtcaggtgagggttaggattggcatgtcagaagattgttatgctacgcctgctagaagtacgttaggtacggaTCTACACAAGACCCTAGTAATCTATCggcacattttaaattttaaaatataataaaggaTTGTAAAAATCTTGTACAATTAGAACATAGAAACCCCACCACAATTGACCTAAACTtgtaaactttttatttttattgccaaATAGAATTCCAGTGCCAATatggaattaaattatttatataatttttgtcCAGATGAAAGTGAATTGATAGTATTTATATGCCATTTCCAATTTTGGTTATACAGTTATAGTAATTGATATCGGAATACAATTGCATGGTCTGTATTCCGTTTAGGTGAAGAAAAATCAATATACAATACCCATACATTTACATCATATTTCACTTGTAAACAAAATACCGTAcgttcacatttttttttctattagattttcataaaataatattgatttaGACAATATTAGAAGATAAATAATGCATTcataaaaagtaatatttcaCACTGTTTGAAATTGTAATCTAATTGTATGTTATGAGAAAACAGAAGATTGGAGAAACACCTTATCACATTTTATCTATATACCGTACTATACAATCAATTAGCAAATgaacttatatatatacatataaccTGACTACACGACAGCTGAAATCGCTCTTTTCACCCGCGGTGGTGCCGAAGTTGATGATGTCCTCTTTGGCGCCTTCTAATCaaaaatggataatattttaTACTTATTCGGGGCAAAAAAACAGACAAAATATATCCCccatacaaaatatatatttctgcaaAATCACAATATTGTGGTGTTTGATAGCTGTTCAGtcgtaaatatataaaaatagctCGACCTTGGGAAGGTTTAATGAAACTGAAAACCTTTAGCGCAAAAAGGGGTCAAACACCATTTGAAGTTCTGGCGACTTTCCTGAATTTTCGTCCTGTGTGATGTCGTTTTTTAGAATCAACGTGGAGTTTATTTCACCCAATGTATCTTGAATATATATCCCGTATCTTTTacactgtttaattattatgcagatactgttccATTTTGAAGCAAATAAACGTACATACATATCGACATACCGTATACATAGGCTACCGTACTTATTTGATAAAAACTAGCAATAGGAGATGTTTGCGGGGTTAAAGGTTGAGTAAACAGCCGAAGGTTCATTTCAATCAATCCCCATTCATGCAAAAGCTCTGGGACTACAGGACTAAGTTATACAGCGGCCTCATATATATAAGTTCTCGAAAAAGTTTGGAATCAGTTGGTTTAAAGTGTAACTTTGTTTGGCAAGTGTGTATTTGAAATGGCTGCTTGTGCGATAACAGCCAGAGGAATTTCAGTGGCTTTATGTCATCCAAACATTCACATAAGATGTCTTTCCTGCACATCTGCAGCCCTAGCAAGATGGAAAAAGTAAGTTATGTTTTGGCAATAATCACTtacgtagtttttttttttattacactgTGGCTCAATTGATTTATCCTTTTGCACTATCACTGTATTGAGAATATACAACTTAAAACAGTAaaataggtaccggtactgaaaataaatcaacATTGTATAAAACcgatcaaaataattttatttgttatttcaaattcTCGATTTTTTATCTGAAAACTCACCATTCTTTTGTGATGATATAATCAAAAATCATGCATGTAAACATTATAAAACCACTGTAAAACCTGACTGTTCTGTATTTTGTAATCCCATGTACTTATTGAGTAGCCAATACAGCAATACCTCTGCCCTGGTTTTTGTCAAAATTGGACccaatttgaatatattcaaaaatattattagatGTTTCGGCTGAACACTATTTTATGCAGTACACATGAGACTTTAGCAATCAGCTTCTTATACAATTAGCTTCTTATCACTTCTCATGTCGATTTGGTTAAAACTCTCATTAAACTTATGGTGAATCAATTATCCTGTTATTCTTTTCAGAAATGAATTTAGACTGAAAAAACACAACAATAGAGTCGGTGACAGAAGTAGTGATATGGTGACCATACCAGACTGGTCTTTTTCAGGTAAATTCATTAATGGGAATGATACGAGTTATTAGGGACCGGCGAAATAACCTGCAATGTTCTTACCAGTTTCGGTTCCTATATAGCTCATACAGGAATGTAATAATAtagcaaataatttttctgtgaAAATTTCATGTAGTTTTTACCACTGTATTGAACATATGTTTCAGCTTTGGGGCAGGTTACTATCAATTTCATGGAATTATTTGTAGGATATAATTTATTTCTGGTAATTCAAGTCTTagtgatgaaatattttgtatgcAATAAATTGAGTACCCAATGTCCAAACTGCAGCTATCAAGTTGGATATTCGTTAGTATCTTTCAGATTTAATGGAATATTTATTTAGATGGAACACCTTCACCTCCTGGACTTTATGCgaataaaaatatggaaatacAAAAACAGATATGCGTAAGATATTGGATAGTTTATAGAATAGAACAAAATTTCGTAACACGAAGAGTCGATAAGATTGcctaaccatatggcaaactaTGATCTCTCGTCAGTTTACCAGTCTTTGACGGGTATGCAACTGATCAGCAGTTAAGTGAACTATATTGTCCTAATGTCTGGCCTCATTTTGTGAAACTTCAAAGTGGAAATGCTCAATTCCTATTTTTGAAAGACTATAATAATGCATCAGCTCAATTATGTTTTGTAATAGTAATGTTCAGGTTGGATTTTATCACAATTTCTCCGATAAATTAGTTTATTGAGTTCTATTTTTACCAGATTGCAATGCCAGTTAAGTTCAAGGCTGTCCTGCACCACAACACCCACTAGAAATCCACAACCAGCATAGGCTTCTAACACCATTTCACCAACCAACCCTCGTTTTGATTTTAGAAGCGGATCATCATCTTTCTAGATGAAATGAAGAAAGCGGAAGAGGTAGAAAAAGAAGCAGCTGAGGCTAATACATAGAAGTGACATAATCAACTCAAAACACTGTGTCAACATCCAACTCATCTTCTTGTTCCTTGGATGACATCCATCGAGAGAAAACTGTTTCATATATGTTCATTTGTTTCAAGCAGTTTGGTGAACTTGTGTCAATATTTGTTGATGTGATTGAACATATGAGTAAACTTTTTGATACTGATGAAACAAGTCTTCCCAGTCCAGCCATGGAAGTCCATGTTAAATGTCTGCTTGACCGGTCAGAATTCTGTGTGAACGCAAGGAATATAGGCTCAGATATTGAGTTGACAGAGCGTTTGCTAACCCTTCACTGTATTACACTGTGTTGGGTTAGAATATTgtgaatttataattttaccAGAAAAATTGTGATTATCCCAATATTATACAAGGTGAATCGAATATCTTTTTGATTCAGAACATGGTAAGAAAGGAGAACTTGGCCTTTGAAAATTCTTAAAACGAGGGCTGCTTTAGATATCCAGGATTTCACTGGATAATATTTTCAAGTCAATGATTTACAAAAGTAATTACCGTTAAATCATCATTTACTTCCTGAATGATAACAGCATAAGCAGCATGAGTATATGATGGTCCATGTTTATATAGAATGTAATCGGTCCCAAATTTCAATCCTTCTTTTGGAACCCAACCTTTTGTTCGAAAATGATGATAAACTGCATAAGTAACAGGAAATCTTTTCTTCTTGGAGCAAAACAAATTCCACTgcctaaaaattaaaaaataaatgggTAATAATAGTTTTTCAAAGCATTGGTAAtatggaataaataaataaaacaggcATTTAATTAAAATGGTTTCAATTTGAGTTTGTGCAGTATTGTTAGGCCTTAGTTGAATGTACAAATCATTTGTGTTGACTAATTCGGTCGGCCAACTGCATGGTCATATCTTTGAGAAAttgctttttattaattttcttttctCATTTGTTGAGAAGTATACAATATAGTGACAAATAATAAAACACTTGCTCTGATATATCAATTTCTTTTGATTCATAACGAATGAATAGACAGCCGAGTGCGAATGACAGGAAAAATGCTTCTTCATATGTcatgataaatttttttctagTAGTGTCCTTTGCCGAAGCCCCCTCTATATTCATTGTATCATCATCGGCCCATGTACCAAATGAACCCTTAAAAACATGATAGAATGACTATGTTATTGAGAAACGAGATACCCATGTAATGGTCAGACTTAGTATTGTAAAAACAAAAGCTTAACTGGTCATTGATGGAATCTGCGACTTTCTATGGTACTGATATGAACTACATGAAGTAAGAGTTTCAACTTCATGTTATATCCACAGTGACTTGGTTGTGGATGAACAATTTAAACACTATTAAGTTACATACACCATACCAATCTTTGTGAAAAGATTATATAGGGGGCCTTCAACACTTCTGACAGTGCCTTTACACAAAAAATGAATGTACCGTAATTAAGTCCTGACATATAATTCTATCAATTTTTATAATCCATCCAGGTATATTTTCtcgaagaaaaaataatttattcattaggtaatcaaatcaaatattatagattcaATGGTGCTTTGAATTCACTAGGTATGTATATGCATATATACAAGACTCTTCATCTGGTCACTGATTTGTGAACCCACCATTTCATGCATTGCATCTGCTTCATCCTTGTCCTTCACAACCACAGTAAGTTGATGTATATCCGCAGTGTAAAAAGTCCACGAGTTTAGATCCTTCCTTTCAAAAGTAGTTAAAGGAAATGGGTGACTTTGACACTGTTTTTTCTTCTGTATTTTTTTGGGCATTTTGTTCAGAATTCATTTCAATCGCTGCAGAAAACAAACATGATATAGACATAAGTAATTTTTTGTGGGAATTGAAAAAAGTTGATCTTGTATATTTGCtttcgtaaaatattttgaaatgtaattgatattttatttatatatgaaatTTGTGAATTACTGTATTACAACTTTGAAATTGTTAATTGGTATGGCAAACCTGTTGGCTAAAAATGTAAGTATGAACAACTTCacatttttcagtatttatttcaTTGCCTAACTCAAAATCATTTGGTCTATTCAATATTTTCCAGATAGAGGTCTTTGTCACTAAATTCCATGTGGAAAATGATACCATATACCAGCTGATGCTGATCTATAGCCGGCTTCTGGTTCATCTCCTCAACTATTAGCTAGCTATCATTCCTAGAATAAACCTGGATTGCTACGGAACCGGTACCTGGGCGATACGCTGCTGATTAATCGATTTGCGCTCCTGATATGATTACCAAAATGACTATAATACTatattatagtcactttgatgattactaaatacaaatttttatgTGGCGGCCCAATGATGCCAGTGGCATGAGTTTGTTGCCACTAGTTGGTATTGGTAGTGCTCGGCGTCTTGAATATACATAAATAACGAGATATAAAATACCCTGAATCAAATTCACGAGACTTTATAATTGTATGTATGtaagtatgtttatttgcctcaaaaatgtaacagtatctgcataataataaaacggcataacagagacgggatacatgttcaacaCCGTACTGGACTAAgtcacagatgtgcgacatgcacccgaacaagtataactgcagttttGGACTGCCGCGTTATAGTAgaacaacagacatgaaatatacaaataaaactcttgcACAATAAACAGGTACGACACAACGACGATATATACAATATTCAGTTTATGGCACGTTCATATTCCATGTTCTGGTGTGAAGGGAAgggaatggacctttccccgagcatcgacttccttgtttacttcgtgacattggcaaatcagcaagatgcaaaaagtgacgtaacaatgcccccttttcacatccgctcagacacttttctcactcagacagatttccaagcgtggttgtaaacattacctcgtttttttgaactctattcgttagttttcagttgtgtttcggaaacttaaatataaatcagataattcaatgatcactctgtctttctaggagttttaatttaattgcagtaataaaaattagtgtaga is from Styela clava chromosome 9, kaStyClav1.hap1.2, whole genome shotgun sequence and encodes:
- the LOC120338877 gene encoding large ribosomal subunit protein mL52-like, producing MAACAITARGISVALCHPNIHIRCLSCTSAALARWKKNEFRLKKHNNRVGDRSSDMVTIPDWSFSDGTPSPPGLYANKNMEIQKQICKRIIIFLDEMKKAEEVEKEAAEANT
- the LOC120338876 gene encoding tRNA-splicing endonuclease subunit Sen2-like — encoded protein: MPKKIQKKKQCQSHPFPLTTFERKDLNSWTFYTADIHQLTVVVKDKDEADAMHEMGSFGTWADDDTMNIEGASAKDTTRKKFIMTYEEAFFLSFALGCLFIRYESKEIDISEQWNLFCSKKKRFPVTYAVYHHFRTKGWVPKEGLKFGTDYILYKHGPSYTHAAYAVIIQEVNDDLTNSDRSSRHLTWTSMAGLGRLVSSVSKSLLICSITSTNIDTSSPNCLKQMNIYETVFSRWMSSKEQEDELDVDTVF